In Herbaspirillum seropedicae, a single window of DNA contains:
- the purD gene encoding phosphoribosylamine--glycine ligase, with the protein MKILVVGSGGREHALAWAIAKSPRIQTVYVAPGNGGTALDERLQNIAITDPAALADFVEQEHVALTVVGPEGPLAAGIVNVFRARGLKIFGPTKEAAQLESSKDFAKAFMQRHAIPTAEYQTFSDVAAAHDYIASKGAPIVIKADGLAAGKGVVVAMTLEEAHSAVDMMLSDNKLGDAGARVVIEEFLAGEEASFIVMVDGKNILPLATSQDHKRLQDNDQGPNTGGMGAYSPAPIVTPALHARVMREIIIPTVQGMAKDGIPFSGFLYAGLMIDAEGNPKTLEFNCRMGDPETQPIMARLKTDLLTVFEHAVTGTLDKIELEWDRRTALGVVMAAHGYPEEPRKGDLITDIPAETADCVTFHAGTTLNGEKLTTSGGRVLCVVGLGDSVKVAQKHAYDAADLIHFAGSQMRRDIGWRALKR; encoded by the coding sequence ATGAAAATCCTAGTTGTCGGCTCTGGTGGCCGTGAACATGCCCTGGCCTGGGCCATTGCCAAGTCGCCGCGCATCCAGACGGTCTATGTCGCTCCCGGCAATGGCGGCACCGCGCTCGACGAGCGCCTGCAGAACATCGCCATCACCGATCCCGCAGCCCTGGCCGACTTCGTCGAGCAGGAGCATGTGGCGCTGACCGTGGTCGGTCCGGAAGGCCCGCTGGCCGCCGGCATCGTCAACGTCTTCCGCGCCCGGGGCCTGAAGATCTTCGGCCCCACCAAGGAAGCGGCGCAGCTGGAAAGCTCCAAGGACTTCGCCAAGGCCTTCATGCAGCGCCATGCGATCCCCACGGCCGAATACCAGACCTTCTCGGACGTGGCCGCCGCCCATGACTACATCGCCAGCAAGGGCGCGCCCATCGTCATCAAGGCCGACGGCCTGGCCGCTGGCAAGGGCGTGGTGGTCGCCATGACGCTGGAAGAAGCGCATTCGGCGGTCGACATGATGCTCTCCGACAACAAGCTGGGCGACGCCGGCGCGCGCGTGGTGATCGAGGAATTCCTGGCCGGCGAAGAAGCGTCCTTCATCGTCATGGTGGACGGCAAGAACATCCTGCCGCTGGCCACCAGCCAGGACCACAAGCGTCTGCAAGACAATGACCAGGGCCCCAACACCGGCGGCATGGGCGCCTACTCGCCCGCGCCCATCGTGACCCCGGCGCTGCATGCGCGGGTGATGCGCGAGATCATCATCCCGACCGTGCAGGGCATGGCCAAGGATGGCATCCCCTTCTCCGGCTTCCTGTATGCCGGTCTGATGATCGATGCCGAGGGCAATCCCAAGACGCTGGAATTCAACTGCCGCATGGGCGATCCGGAAACCCAGCCCATCATGGCGCGCCTGAAGACCGATCTGCTGACCGTGTTCGAACATGCCGTCACCGGCACGCTGGACAAGATCGAGCTGGAATGGGACCGCCGCACCGCGCTGGGCGTGGTCATGGCCGCGCATGGCTATCCGGAAGAACCGCGCAAGGGCGACCTGATCACCGATATCCCGGCGGAAACCGCCGATTGCGTGACCTTCCATGCCGGCACCACCCTCAATGGCGAGAAGCTGACCACCTCCGGCGGCCGCGTGCTGTGCGTGGTGGGCCTGGGCGACAGCGTGAAGGTCGCGCAGAAGCATGCCTATGACGCCGCCGACCTGATCCACTTCGCCGGTTCGCAGATGCGCCGCGACATCGGCTGGCGCGCACTGAAGCGCTAA
- a CDS encoding YebC/PmpR family DNA-binding transcriptional regulator produces MAGHSKWANIQHRKGRQDEKRGRVWTRLIKEITVAARMGGGDPDTNPRLRLAVDRASDANMPKDNVTRAIQRGTGALDGVNYEEVRYEGYGINGAAIIVDCMTDNRVRTVAEVRHAFSKFGGNMGTEGSVAFLFKHCGQLMYAPGTDENAVMEAALEAGAEDVITDEEGGIEVLTAPNDFSAVKAAMEAAGFKAEVAEITMKPSTETVFAGEDGVRMQKLLDALENLDDTQELYTNAVIEE; encoded by the coding sequence ATGGCTGGACACAGCAAATGGGCCAATATTCAGCATCGTAAAGGCCGTCAGGATGAAAAGCGCGGTCGCGTCTGGACCCGCCTGATCAAGGAAATCACCGTCGCGGCCCGCATGGGCGGCGGCGACCCGGACACCAACCCGCGCCTGCGCCTGGCCGTGGACCGCGCCTCCGACGCCAACATGCCCAAGGACAACGTGACCCGCGCCATCCAGCGCGGCACCGGCGCCCTGGATGGCGTGAACTATGAAGAAGTGCGCTATGAAGGCTACGGCATCAATGGCGCGGCCATCATCGTCGATTGCATGACCGACAACCGCGTCCGTACCGTCGCCGAAGTGCGCCACGCTTTCTCCAAGTTCGGCGGCAACATGGGGACCGAGGGTTCGGTGGCCTTCCTGTTCAAGCACTGCGGCCAGCTCATGTACGCCCCCGGCACGGATGAGAACGCGGTCATGGAAGCTGCGCTGGAAGCCGGCGCCGAGGATGTGATCACCGATGAGGAAGGCGGCATCGAAGTGCTGACCGCCCCCAACGACTTCTCCGCCGTGAAGGCCGCCATGGAAGCCGCCGGCTTCAAGGCGGAAGTGGCCGAGATCACCATGAAGCCCTCCACCGAAACCGTGTTTGCGGGCGAGGATGGCGTCAGGATGCAGAAATTGCTCGACGCGCTGGAGAACCTGGATGACACCCAGGAGCTCTATACCAATGCCGTGATCGAAGAATAA
- a CDS encoding quinone oxidoreductase family protein, protein MAKAIRMSKTGGPEVMEYVDVEVGEPGAGEVRIRHAAVGLNFIDCYFRAGLYPQPLPAGLGQEAAGTIEAVGAGVSGFKVGDRVAYAGRPNGAYAEERVMPADILVKLPDAISFDTAAAMMLQGMTVQYLLRQTYAVQPGDTILFHAAAGGIGLIACQWARALGVNLIGTVSSDEKAALALQHGAAHVINYKTENFVERVKELTGGRGVQVVYDSIGKDTFLGSLDCLRPRGMMVSFGNASGPVAPFGVSELASRGSLFLTRPSLGNYTSTRAELDATAGDLFDMVLGNKISIEINQRYALKDVAQAHADLEGRKTTGSTILIP, encoded by the coding sequence ATGGCAAAAGCAATCCGCATGAGCAAGACCGGCGGCCCCGAGGTAATGGAATATGTGGACGTCGAGGTGGGGGAGCCGGGCGCGGGTGAAGTGCGCATCCGCCACGCCGCCGTCGGCCTGAACTTCATCGATTGCTATTTCCGCGCGGGCCTCTATCCGCAACCCCTGCCCGCCGGCCTGGGCCAGGAGGCTGCCGGCACCATCGAGGCAGTCGGCGCGGGGGTGAGCGGCTTCAAGGTGGGCGACCGCGTCGCCTATGCCGGCCGTCCCAATGGCGCCTATGCCGAAGAGCGCGTCATGCCCGCTGACATCCTGGTCAAGCTGCCCGACGCGATCAGCTTCGATACCGCCGCCGCCATGATGCTGCAGGGCATGACCGTGCAATACCTGCTGCGCCAGACCTACGCGGTGCAGCCGGGCGACACCATCCTGTTCCACGCTGCCGCCGGCGGTATCGGCCTGATCGCCTGCCAGTGGGCGCGTGCGCTGGGGGTGAACCTGATCGGCACCGTCAGCAGCGATGAAAAGGCCGCCCTGGCCCTGCAGCACGGCGCGGCCCATGTGATCAACTACAAGACCGAGAACTTCGTCGAGCGCGTCAAGGAGCTCACCGGCGGCCGCGGCGTGCAGGTGGTCTATGACTCCATCGGCAAGGATACCTTCCTGGGCTCGCTGGACTGCCTGCGTCCGCGCGGCATGATGGTCAGCTTCGGCAATGCCTCCGGTCCGGTGGCGCCGTTCGGCGTGTCCGAGCTGGCCTCGCGCGGCTCGCTGTTCCTGACCCGTCCCTCGCTGGGCAACTACACTTCCACCCGCGCCGAACTGGATGCGACCGCTGGCGACCTGTTCGACATGGTCCTCGGCAACAAGATCAGCATCGAGATCAACCAGCGCTATGCCTTGAAGGATGTGGCCCAGGCCCATGCCGATCTGGAAGGCCGCAAGACCACCGGTTCCACCATCCTCATTCCCTGA
- a CDS encoding DMT family transporter — MIAATPHPTPRQAFLGGLLLAIVGAVFFSAKAIVAKLMYRYHVDAVMVITLRMVFSFPMFAAVALWKARTQPPLGRGDGWRIVVLGLMGYYLSSFLDFLGLQYISAGLERLILFLTPSFVMLIAFFFFKRKFGWIEWAALLVSYFGTVLVLQHDLHVGGSDVILGSALVLGSAFSYSIYLISSGELVRRVGAVRLVAYAMCVSSVACVIQFFVLRAPADLLTQVAPVYQLSLFNAVFCTVLPVFLTMVAVARIGAPTAAQAGLVGPVSTLFMGAVLLDEPITALQLVGTALVLAGMWLLSRKKR, encoded by the coding sequence ATGATTGCCGCCACTCCCCATCCCACTCCGCGCCAGGCCTTCCTGGGCGGGCTCCTGCTCGCCATCGTCGGCGCCGTCTTCTTTTCCGCCAAGGCCATCGTGGCCAAGCTGATGTATCGCTATCACGTCGATGCCGTCATGGTCATCACGCTGCGCATGGTGTTTTCCTTCCCCATGTTCGCCGCCGTGGCGCTGTGGAAGGCGCGCACCCAGCCGCCGCTGGGACGGGGCGATGGCTGGCGCATCGTGGTGCTGGGGCTGATGGGCTATTACCTGTCGAGCTTCCTTGATTTCCTCGGCTTGCAATACATCTCTGCCGGGCTGGAGCGGCTGATCCTGTTCCTCACGCCTTCCTTCGTGATGCTGATCGCCTTTTTCTTCTTCAAGCGCAAGTTCGGCTGGATCGAATGGGCGGCCTTGCTGGTGTCCTACTTCGGCACCGTGCTGGTGTTGCAGCATGACCTGCACGTCGGCGGCAGCGATGTCATCCTCGGCAGCGCCCTGGTGCTGGGCTCGGCCTTCAGTTACTCGATCTACCTGATTTCCTCGGGCGAGCTGGTGCGGCGCGTGGGCGCGGTGCGGCTGGTGGCCTATGCCATGTGCGTCTCCAGCGTGGCCTGCGTGATCCAGTTCTTCGTGCTGCGCGCCCCCGCCGATCTGCTCACCCAGGTGGCGCCGGTGTACCAGCTGTCACTCTTCAATGCCGTGTTCTGCACCGTGCTGCCGGTGTTCCTGACCATGGTGGCGGTGGCCCGCATCGGCGCGCCCACGGCGGCCCAGGCCGGGCTGGTGGGACCGGTCTCGACGCTCTTCATGGGCGCGGTGCTGCTGGACGAGCCCATCACCGCCCTGCAGCTGGTGGGTACGGCGCTGGTGCTGGCGGGCATGTGGCTGCTGTCGCGCAAGAAGCGCTGA
- a CDS encoding helicase HerA-like C-terminal domain-containing protein, with the protein MIHPLPIATHSGGQLCLLPQLANRHGCITGATGTGKTVTLQVLAQALSEIGVPVFMADVKGDLSGLGKAGSASPKTAARLAQLGLPEPAWAAAPVAFWDVYGEQGHPVRATVSDMGPLMLARMLNLNDTQQGVLQLVFKIADDHGLLLLDTKDLRAMLQHVGENAAQFKTEYGNISAASVGAIQRGLIGIDEQGGDRFFGEPMLNIEDWMQTDAHGRGVINILAADRLMNAPRLYSTFLLWMLSELFEHLPEVGDLDKPKMAFFFDEAHLLFDEAPKPLLQKIEQVVRLIRSKGVGIYFVTQNPLDIPDTVLGQLGNRVQHALRAYTPRDQKAVTAAAETFRPNPMLNTAQAITELGVGEALVSFLDEKGRPNMVERGYVLTPASQIGPLSQAERRALIASSLVAGVYEQAIDRESAYERLKGRAVQQPPAAPQSVPQSAPAPSPVDDNAWGASAGRSAPGPASPSRPSGGTRIPPQQSQPQPQPIPQQGEGGGLGDLLKDAAGGIFGNGGNRRSDSPLQAMVKSAARSIGSQVGRELIRGVLGSLMKKR; encoded by the coding sequence ATGATTCATCCTCTTCCCATCGCCACCCATTCCGGCGGGCAACTGTGCCTGCTGCCGCAACTGGCCAACCGCCATGGCTGCATCACCGGCGCCACCGGCACCGGCAAGACGGTCACCCTGCAGGTGCTGGCCCAGGCGCTCTCCGAGATCGGCGTGCCGGTCTTCATGGCCGACGTCAAGGGCGATCTCTCCGGCCTGGGCAAGGCCGGCAGCGCCTCGCCCAAGACCGCTGCGCGCCTGGCCCAGCTGGGCCTGCCCGAGCCCGCCTGGGCGGCGGCGCCGGTGGCCTTCTGGGATGTCTATGGCGAGCAGGGCCATCCGGTGCGCGCCACCGTCTCCGACATGGGGCCGCTGATGCTGGCGCGCATGCTCAACCTCAACGACACCCAGCAGGGCGTGCTGCAACTGGTGTTCAAGATCGCCGACGACCATGGCCTCTTGCTGCTGGACACCAAGGACCTGCGCGCCATGCTGCAGCACGTGGGCGAGAACGCCGCCCAGTTCAAGACCGAATACGGCAACATCTCGGCGGCCAGCGTGGGCGCCATCCAGCGCGGCCTGATCGGCATCGACGAGCAGGGCGGCGACCGTTTCTTCGGCGAACCCATGTTGAACATCGAGGACTGGATGCAGACCGACGCCCACGGACGCGGCGTCATCAACATCCTCGCCGCCGACAGGCTGATGAACGCGCCGCGCCTGTATTCCACCTTCCTGCTGTGGATGCTCTCGGAGCTGTTCGAACACCTGCCCGAGGTGGGCGACCTGGACAAGCCCAAGATGGCCTTCTTCTTCGACGAAGCCCACCTGCTCTTCGACGAAGCCCCCAAGCCACTGCTGCAGAAGATCGAGCAGGTGGTGCGCCTGATCCGCTCCAAGGGCGTGGGCATCTATTTCGTCACCCAGAATCCGCTGGATATTCCCGACACCGTGCTGGGCCAGCTCGGCAACCGCGTGCAGCACGCCCTGCGCGCCTACACCCCGCGCGACCAGAAGGCCGTGACGGCGGCCGCCGAGACCTTCCGCCCCAATCCCATGCTCAATACCGCCCAGGCCATCACGGAACTGGGCGTGGGCGAGGCGCTGGTGTCCTTCCTCGATGAGAAGGGCCGGCCCAACATGGTCGAGCGCGGCTACGTGCTCACGCCGGCCTCGCAGATCGGCCCGCTCAGCCAGGCCGAACGGCGCGCGCTGATCGCCTCCTCACTGGTGGCGGGCGTCTATGAACAGGCCATCGACCGCGAATCGGCCTATGAACGCCTGAAAGGGCGTGCCGTCCAGCAGCCGCCAGCCGCTCCTCAGTCTGTGCCGCAATCCGCGCCTGCGCCATCACCGGTGGATGACAATGCCTGGGGCGCCTCGGCCGGCCGCAGCGCCCCGGGACCCGCCAGTCCCTCGCGTCCCAGCGGCGGCACGCGCATCCCGCCGCAGCAATCGCAGCCGCAGCCTCAGCCCATCCCGCAGCAGGGCGAGGGTGGCGGACTGGGCGATCTGCTCAAGGATGCTGCCGGCGGCATCTTCGGCAACGGCGGCAACCGCCGCAGCGATTCGCCCTTGCAGGCCATGGTCAAGTCGGCGGCGCGCAGCATCGGTTCGCAGGTGGGGCGTGAGCTCATCCGCGGCGTGCTGGGCTCGCTGATGAAGAAGCGTTGA